TGTGCCGTGACTTTGGCAATACTCCTTTCATCCGCCTCAATCTTCCCAGGAAGATAAACCTGCTTTGTAGGCTCGGATTTTGTCACACTTACGGTTTGGATGGAAGCCATCATCATGGCCGCTTCTGTCATTTGAATCTCGTCCATATTCACCGCTTCTTGTTCATTAGATGAGAGCGGTATCAGGTCCATTCCACAGAATGGACAACTTCCAGGACCATCTTCACGCACCTGTGGGTGCATACTGCAAGTCCATACTTCAGCCACGGTTTCATACTCATGCCCTTCATGAGCCATCGAATTACCAGGTCCACCGAAGAATACGCTACCGAGGAACACGCCAATAACTAGAAGGGCGATCCCGATAAGTACTTGTTTTATATTGATCTTTTTCATTTTCCGATGATGTAATTGATTTGATAAATCGCACGATTGGTTTCAACTCGTGCTTTCTCAATTTCCAATTGATATGTCAGGAGCTTTCGCTCCATTCGCAAGACCTCCTCAAAGTCTGCCGTTCCCGTCGTAAACTCTGTTTGTAACAACGACAATGAACGACCAGCCAGGTCGTGCAGGTTCTGATAAAGCACCACCCTGCGCTTCGCATCCAGGTGATCCCGGATGAACACTTCCAGGGCAGTTACTAACCGATTATTCTGCTCCTCGATTTGGTATTCAAGCCCCTCCTTTTCAAGAGTGACCTGAGTTTCCTGTGCTTTGTATTTCTTTCGATAGATGGGAATTTTCAAACCCACCTGAGGAAACACAAACGCATCCTGACCATTGTCGGGAAGTTCCACACCTGAACGTTCACTGATATTGACATAGCTCGCTCCCAGAGTAAAGGAGGGCTTACCATTCAGCTCCGTCACTTTCAAGAGTTCTTCTTTCGACCGGACCATGGATCGGATACTCTGAAGTTTAGAATTTCCAATGATGATGCTATCGTAAAGCACTTGCTTGTCTAAGGTCAACTCAATGACCTGAAGGGAATCGCCAAATTGGATAGCCTCCACAGACGCATTCAACAACTTCTCAAAAGCGATCATAGCAGCAGCCCTACTGTCCACCCAATAGGCAAGCTTGGTCTGGAGTTCTTTTTCCTCCATCTCTACCCGAAGTACATTGACAAATCCGGTTTTTCCACTCTCAAA
This DNA window, taken from Cytophagales bacterium, encodes the following:
- a CDS encoding TolC family protein, whose product is MRKVVIVFIIMMPFLAVSQVEPYLTLAAEHNPGLKAKFNDYLAAMERIPQAQTLPDPQVTFGLFVQPVETRVGPQRASLAVSQSFPWFGTLKAQGAVATEMADAKLKLFEDAKLQLFSEVRMAYDQLFLMDRSIALTKENLDILSSFKELARVNFESGKTGFVNVLRVEMEEKELQTKLAYWVDSRAAAMIAFEKLLNASVEAIQFGDSLQVIELTLDKQVLYDSIIIGNSKLQSIRSMVRSKEELLKVTELNGKPSFTLGASYVNISERSGVELPDNGQDAFVFPQVGLKIPIYRKKYKAQETQVTLEKEGLEYQIEEQNNRLVTALEVFIRDHLDAKRRVVLYQNLHDLAGRSLSLLQTEFTTGTADFEEVLRMERKLLTYQLEIEKARVETNRAIYQINYIIGK